One genomic segment of Drosophila melanogaster chromosome 3L includes these proteins:
- the CG5910 gene encoding uncharacterized protein, isoform B: MLHMEIIQFRQRHTMWNFLDRFELDAEDRQCLERLQQPAERSTDKSFTPKVSLRYQPAIVPSFLSIGIAVTICLGSALAAPQSSCIMCDKEDLRPRLPPYSDSYEEYTFDHQVTQQAALESIQKFNGSRGQNNACSSIKCPPNTPKYCLGGQFINDHCWCELQHREEGLPYVPHVCFADQKVHTSSVESCFTFVQVKECCCAEIWIKKWRHISGSSRGQHVPNVLVLLILNLLSAFSILTCRRRRRIFWQS, translated from the exons ATGCTGCACATGGAAATCATCCAATTCAGACAACGTCACACGATGTGGAACTTTTTGGATCGCTTCGAACTGGACGCAGAGGATCGACAGTGCCTCGAGAGATTACAGCAGCCGGCGGAAAGATCCACCGATAAGAGCTTCACACCAAAGGTCAGTTTGCGTTATCAGCCCGCGATCGTCCCATCATTCCTGTCTATTGGGATTGCGGTGACTATCTGCCTGGGATCTGCCCTCGCCGCTCCGCAATCCTCCTGCATCATGTGCGACAAGGAGGACCTGCGACCACGACTTCCTCCCTACAGCGACAGCTACGAGGAGTACACCTTCGACCACCAGGTGACCCAGCAAGCGGCCCTGGAGTCCATTCAGAAATTTAACGGCT CAAGAGGTCAGAACAATGCCTGCAGTTCAATCAAGTGCCCACCGAATACACCAAAGTATTGCCTAGGCGGTCAG TTTATCAACGACCATTGCTGGTGCGAACTGCAACACAGAGAAG AGGGCCTGCCCTATGTGCCTCACGTGTGCTTCGCGGATCAGAAGGTGCACACATCATCCGTGGAATCCTGCTTCACATTCGTCCAGGTCAAGGAGTGCTGCTGTGCTGAGATCTGGATCAAGAAGT GGCGTCACATTTCCGGCAGTTCTCGTGGCCAGCACGTGCCAAATGTGTTAGTGCTACTAATATTGAACCTGCTTTCTGCATTCAGTATACTCACCTGCCGAAGAAGGAGACGAATATTTTGGCAAAGCTAA